The Deinococcus seoulensis genome has a segment encoding these proteins:
- a CDS encoding PilW family protein, translating into MKTDLAMIRQAGFTLVELLIGMALMSVVLLAVFNVNLSSTRASMSLQTRNDLLPETQIAQTYVLSRLRESAYVYPTGTTFDLGTDPTVKNPRTGLGAWTVGQDAFIAVVLPPRSETPNCALIAPAVPDTANCYTLYAYYPVLRSVLTGSTTLSSGRRPAAEPLNDASTWVLMEYRRSFGKLTGTVFPVPLANTTQGAMVMDYLLPVTLPQVSSVPDRLFSLTGDAGIQQVGRTAITVNLAAQRQVGGSPSVRVPGSGRSTVTVFPRNVGKGIGLN; encoded by the coding sequence ATGAAGACTGATCTTGCAATGATCCGGCAGGCCGGCTTCACGCTGGTAGAACTGCTGATCGGCATGGCCCTGATGAGCGTGGTCCTGCTGGCAGTCTTCAACGTGAATCTGTCCTCCACGCGGGCTTCCATGTCATTACAGACGCGCAACGACCTCCTGCCCGAAACGCAGATCGCGCAGACTTACGTGCTGTCCAGACTGCGAGAGTCCGCTTACGTGTACCCGACCGGAACGACCTTCGACCTGGGTACCGATCCCACCGTCAAGAATCCAAGGACTGGGCTGGGAGCCTGGACGGTCGGACAAGACGCCTTCATCGCAGTAGTCCTGCCTCCCAGAAGTGAAACGCCAAACTGCGCCCTCATAGCCCCGGCCGTACCGGATACCGCCAACTGTTACACCCTGTATGCCTACTATCCGGTGCTGCGCTCGGTCCTGACCGGAAGCACCACCCTGAGCAGTGGCCGTCGTCCGGCGGCGGAGCCTCTCAACGACGCCTCTACATGGGTACTGATGGAATATCGCCGTTCGTTCGGGAAACTGACTGGAACTGTGTTCCCGGTACCGCTGGCTAACACCACGCAGGGCGCGATGGTGATGGATTACCTGCTGCCAGTCACCCTGCCGCAGGTGAGCAGCGTTCCAGACCGCCTGTTCAGTCTGACGGGAGACGCAGGCATTCAACAGGTCGGCAGGACCGCTATCACCGTGAATCTGGCTGCCCAGCGTCAGGTGGGTGGCAGTCCAAGCGTGCGCGTTCCCGGCAGTGGTCGCTCCACGGTCACGGTGTTCCCCAGAAACGTCGGTAAGGGCATCGGCCTGAACTGA
- a CDS encoding pilus assembly FimT family protein, which translates to MGPEVTAFPSRNRRTQGFSLIELLVVMAIVGILSAVLFVSSARGIRQQQLREAGTQLLADLNSARTQATQSSTATSVTLTSTAYATPKATYVTVWPQSGSGTRTLPNDVMVAPVATYANTITYVAPYAESSVPGGAVWILSNKLGETLYIKLLGTTGKGTFSAQP; encoded by the coding sequence ATGGGACCTGAAGTGACCGCGTTTCCCTCACGAAACCGGCGCACCCAGGGGTTCTCTCTGATCGAGCTTCTCGTGGTCATGGCGATCGTTGGGATTCTCTCTGCCGTTCTGTTTGTGAGCAGTGCGCGTGGTATCCGGCAGCAGCAATTAAGGGAAGCAGGCACGCAGTTACTGGCAGATCTGAACAGCGCGCGCACCCAGGCCACGCAAAGCTCCACGGCTACTAGCGTGACCCTGACCAGTACCGCCTATGCCACCCCCAAAGCCACCTATGTGACCGTCTGGCCGCAGAGTGGCAGCGGAACCCGAACGCTACCGAACGACGTGATGGTCGCCCCTGTTGCTACGTATGCGAACACCATCACCTACGTTGCCCCTTATGCCGAGAGCAGCGTGCCGGGTGGAGCCGTCTGGATCCTGAGCAACAAACTTGGTGAGACGCTTTACATTAAACTCCTGGGCACCACAGGGAAGGGGACTTTCAGTGCGCAACCCTGA
- a CDS encoding DUF4900 domain-containing protein, with the protein MKKSHRTEGAMLIVTVLVVMVMMVVILAITSQLALSSRRSSTAQESSIRAMYAAEAGLSRSQTQLNLVNSLLQPNSMVIPSGPSGVTTTQMETDILSLCGLTALPVNVVNNVTNVLCGVTGSQGVLGSQSVTTLGTGNRLDFFTKYIPVTSFTSASYAVSGDGRSFWAQLFSADGITLKGGKNNAEYSSRVRLILNSVQKTATDTFVLTLSVPSVSATGTPDSSSTRNLAVGSQNKTYTLNVGRGSFAKYALLTNRHYSSSSAEAGCASTPSNCSRITFTSNTLFSGPVHTNSNFNFQGTPYFGGEVTSAGCPGGAIKTNSSGDDYCSVTAKPGAYFYSTTWKDKSAMSPNDQAPVVSTTSGNSDPRFQGGVSWNKNFIPLPKNANNQALQAKSGGVFIDGTASNLTLQASNITLGTTSTPVQRITYTLGSSTVNLATDADKNVYLLNPTTNVWSKATQDPITGTWKQGGTGTKFTGVIYAKDGVTNLNGPARTDANNPATAPAAIAAFAQMTLASTGDIAITSDLKYQDPPCSGSNSVTNGVFNAATCTNKNAKNILGIYSSGGDIDLVSPNCKATDADGACTTTGTRPGMPKNVNIQAVLMASQGKVKVDGYDGGAADGSLGQVNLMGGIIENYYGAFGLTNGKGYGRNFVYDQRTNEGVTPPFFPTQQEWSAGLTTPIKLQQNGNQVQTAKDGT; encoded by the coding sequence ATGAAGAAGTCTCACCGCACCGAGGGAGCCATGCTGATCGTGACCGTGTTGGTGGTCATGGTCATGATGGTCGTGATCCTGGCGATCACCTCGCAACTGGCGCTGTCCTCCCGGCGCAGCTCCACCGCACAGGAGTCCTCTATCCGCGCCATGTACGCGGCGGAAGCGGGCCTGTCGCGCTCGCAGACGCAGCTGAATCTCGTCAACAGTCTCCTGCAACCCAACTCCATGGTCATTCCGTCCGGTCCATCAGGTGTCACGACCACGCAGATGGAGACCGACATCCTGAGCCTGTGCGGATTGACGGCTCTGCCTGTGAACGTCGTGAATAACGTGACCAACGTCCTGTGCGGTGTCACCGGTTCGCAGGGTGTTCTCGGAAGCCAGTCCGTCACGACGCTCGGTACCGGGAACCGCCTGGACTTCTTTACCAAGTACATTCCCGTAACCTCGTTTACGTCGGCGTCCTATGCTGTCAGTGGAGACGGCCGGTCCTTCTGGGCGCAGCTGTTCAGTGCAGACGGCATCACACTGAAGGGAGGCAAGAACAACGCTGAATACTCCAGCCGCGTCCGCCTGATCCTGAACTCCGTGCAGAAAACGGCAACGGACACCTTCGTTCTGACCCTCTCGGTGCCCTCCGTTTCCGCCACTGGCACACCAGACAGCAGTTCAACCCGCAACCTCGCCGTGGGCAGCCAGAACAAGACCTACACGCTGAACGTCGGGCGCGGGTCGTTTGCCAAGTACGCGCTGCTAACCAACCGTCACTATTCCAGCAGTTCTGCTGAGGCAGGCTGCGCCTCGACCCCCAGCAACTGCTCACGCATTACCTTCACCAGCAACACCCTGTTCTCCGGTCCTGTGCATACCAACTCCAACTTCAACTTTCAGGGCACCCCGTACTTCGGCGGGGAAGTCACGTCCGCTGGCTGCCCTGGCGGTGCCATCAAAACGAACAGCAGCGGTGACGACTACTGCTCGGTAACCGCGAAACCCGGCGCCTACTTCTACAGCACGACCTGGAAGGACAAGAGTGCGATGTCCCCGAATGATCAGGCTCCGGTCGTCTCCACCACCAGCGGGAACTCCGACCCCCGGTTCCAGGGTGGAGTGTCGTGGAACAAGAACTTCATCCCGCTGCCCAAGAACGCCAACAACCAGGCGCTGCAGGCCAAGTCGGGCGGTGTGTTCATCGACGGCACGGCCTCCAACCTGACCCTTCAGGCCTCGAATATCACCTTAGGCACAACCAGCACTCCGGTGCAGCGCATTACCTATACCCTGGGCAGTAGTACCGTCAACCTGGCCACCGACGCCGATAAGAACGTGTACCTGCTGAATCCCACGACCAACGTGTGGTCGAAGGCCACCCAGGACCCCATCACGGGCACCTGGAAGCAGGGTGGGACGGGCACTAAATTCACGGGTGTCATCTACGCGAAGGACGGAGTGACCAACCTCAACGGACCCGCGCGGACCGACGCCAATAACCCCGCCACGGCGCCCGCCGCCATTGCTGCCTTCGCTCAGATGACCCTGGCCTCCACCGGCGATATCGCCATCACCAGCGACCTCAAGTACCAGGATCCCCCCTGTAGCGGCAGCAACTCGGTGACAAACGGCGTGTTCAATGCTGCCACCTGCACCAACAAGAACGCCAAGAACATCCTGGGAATCTACTCCTCTGGTGGCGACATCGATCTGGTCAGCCCCAACTGCAAGGCGACGGACGCTGACGGCGCCTGTACCACGACCGGCACCCGACCCGGCATGCCTAAAAACGTCAACATCCAAGCAGTTCTGATGGCCAGTCAGGGCAAAGTCAAGGTTGACGGGTACGACGGCGGTGCCGCAGACGGTAGTCTGGGACAGGTGAACCTGATGGGCGGCATCATCGAGAACTACTACGGCGCGTTCGGTCTGACGAACGGCAAGGGTTACGGGCGTAACTTCGTCTACGATCAGCGCACCAACGAGGGCGTCACCCCGCCCTTCTTCCCCACACAGCAGGAATGGTCCGCCGGTCTGACGACACCCATCAAGCTGCAGCAGAACGGCAATCAGGTTCAGACTGCAAAGGATGGGACCTGA
- a CDS encoding CdaR family protein, giving the protein MRGGSDLGARLRRWLDPRYAWTRGTHNLGLKVLALGVSVTLWVVATTDRRANVEQGFNVPVSVRDTTGGGEEKRATSNLSPSSVRVTLWGRPDRLRELQPENIEAVVDVTGVPEGSFTQPVTVTAPSGTEVRRQTPSRVQGFLDTQVTRTLPVTLGVASPPEASVPRYVVSPAEAQVSGPGRVVSTVTRVVTSPVALSAGAEREVPLVALDEAGLPVEGVKARPSTVTVRRLDTGELPVKTVRVVLNEPPATLRVTSVSVQPSTVRVVAAPELLGRLREVAGVVTYRVGTYTAPVNLSIPAGAQALETVSVRLTVERVTPTSPAP; this is encoded by the coding sequence GTGAGGGGCGGGTCGGACCTGGGGGCGCGGCTGCGGCGCTGGCTGGACCCGCGGTACGCCTGGACGCGCGGCACGCACAACCTGGGCCTGAAGGTGCTGGCGCTGGGGGTGTCCGTGACGTTGTGGGTGGTGGCGACCACGGACCGGCGCGCGAACGTCGAGCAGGGGTTCAACGTGCCGGTGTCGGTGCGGGACACGACGGGCGGCGGCGAGGAGAAACGCGCGACGAGTAACCTGAGTCCGTCGTCGGTGCGGGTGACGTTGTGGGGCCGTCCGGACCGGCTGCGCGAGTTGCAGCCGGAGAACATCGAGGCGGTCGTGGACGTGACGGGCGTGCCGGAGGGGAGTTTCACGCAGCCTGTGACGGTCACGGCGCCCAGCGGGACCGAGGTGCGGCGGCAGACGCCGTCGCGGGTGCAGGGGTTCCTGGATACGCAGGTGACGCGCACGTTGCCGGTCACGCTGGGCGTGGCGTCGCCGCCCGAGGCGAGCGTGCCCCGGTACGTGGTGTCGCCGGCCGAGGCGCAGGTGTCCGGGCCGGGGCGGGTGGTGTCGACCGTGACGCGCGTGGTGACCAGTCCGGTGGCGCTGTCGGCGGGGGCCGAGCGGGAGGTGCCGCTCGTTGCGCTGGATGAGGCGGGCCTGCCGGTCGAGGGCGTGAAGGCCCGGCCGTCGACGGTCACGGTGCGCCGCCTGGATACCGGGGAACTGCCGGTGAAGACGGTGCGGGTGGTGCTGAACGAGCCGCCGGCGACGTTGCGGGTCACGTCGGTCAGCGTGCAGCCCAGCACGGTGCGGGTGGTGGCGGCGCCGGAACTGCTGGGGCGGCTGCGGGAGGTGGCGGGCGTGGTCACGTACCGGGTCGGGACGTACACCGCGCCGGTGAACCTGTCGATCCCGGCGGGCGCGCAGGCGCTGGAGACCGTCAGTGTGCGCCTCACGGTCGAGCGGGTCACGCCGACCAGTCCAGCGCCCTGA
- the yqeK gene encoding bis(5'-nucleosyl)-tetraphosphatase (symmetrical) YqeK yields MIAQLLVPRHPVAEWTGWEERVRLMVRPRRYEHVLRVAELAAQIALANGLDDMRAYAAGILHDIARDLPDSELLRLAPPECEIDAGHPLALHGRAARVLLERWGYQDQVVLEAVEDHTTGPRGGNRVADCVYIADVSEPGRGVNADIRELALRDLNAALERAIVSKVTYLQGRGIQVHPRTLQAYHALPCVAQQNQPPLPCLPQL; encoded by the coding sequence GTGATCGCCCAGCTCCTCGTACCCCGGCACCCTGTGGCCGAGTGGACCGGCTGGGAAGAACGCGTGCGCCTGATGGTCCGGCCCAGGCGGTACGAACACGTGCTGCGCGTGGCGGAACTGGCCGCGCAGATCGCGCTGGCCAACGGCCTGGACGACATGCGCGCCTACGCCGCCGGGATCCTGCACGACATTGCCCGTGACCTGCCGGACAGCGAACTGCTGCGCCTGGCACCCCCGGAGTGCGAGATCGACGCCGGGCACCCGCTGGCCCTGCACGGGCGGGCGGCGCGGGTGCTGCTGGAACGCTGGGGGTACCAGGATCAGGTGGTGCTGGAGGCCGTGGAGGACCACACGACCGGGCCGCGCGGCGGGAACCGGGTGGCGGACTGCGTGTACATCGCGGACGTGTCCGAACCGGGGCGCGGCGTGAACGCCGATATCCGCGAACTGGCGTTGCGGGACCTGAACGCGGCGCTGGAACGGGCCATCGTCTCGAAGGTCACGTACCTGCAGGGGCGCGGCATTCAGGTGCATCCGCGCACGTTGCAGGCCTATCATGCGCTGCCGTGCGTCGCTCAACAGAACCAACCTCCCCTTCCCTGCCTGCCTCAACTGTGA
- a CDS encoding prepilin-type N-terminal cleavage/methylation domain-containing protein has protein sequence MRNPDSTKRHATQGFTIIEVLVAVLLLLVIVTAVLAPLTGLFGLSRQSTQQVAATNLAQAAIEQVKGEWQDSPKYQMGCVSLTSFPAGVQVRAQGMDSNFNKVGSETDVQATGTACGVNPTLPDTSPTNRTVTATATSAGKTVSFSTEIAHP, from the coding sequence GTGCGCAACCCTGATTCAACTAAGCGTCATGCCACGCAGGGCTTCACGATCATTGAGGTACTTGTCGCGGTCCTGCTACTGCTTGTCATCGTGACTGCCGTCTTGGCGCCGTTAACCGGACTGTTCGGGCTGTCACGGCAATCTACTCAGCAGGTGGCCGCGACCAACCTCGCCCAGGCCGCCATTGAGCAGGTCAAGGGTGAGTGGCAGGACAGCCCCAAATATCAGATGGGCTGCGTCTCCCTGACCAGTTTTCCTGCGGGTGTGCAGGTCCGGGCGCAGGGTATGGACTCTAACTTCAACAAGGTCGGCAGTGAAACGGACGTTCAGGCGACCGGCACCGCATGCGGTGTCAATCCGACCCTGCCGGATACCAGCCCGACCAACCGGACCGTGACAGCGACAGCCACGAGCGCAGGCAAAACAGTCAGTTTCTCCACGGAGATTGCCCACCCATGA
- the cdaA gene encoding diadenylate cyclase CdaA, protein MPTPFGQVNVRDVLDILLVTFLVYQGYLLVAGTRAVNVVRGILVFAGVWVAAQVLNLPTLSYLLGRAGTVGIFALVVLFQPELRAALERVGRPRGRDTGASGAALQDLARAMERLAERKTGALIAIERRTPLGEYAATGVSLDALVSVPFLEALFARNAPLHDGGVIIQGSRVISAGCLFPLQSSDGTYRRYGTRHRAAIGLSELTDAVVLVVSEERGSMRIALAGRLGPDLNGTELREQLRALVYDRTAFMEPDGSALDPDELDAGSDVPARESP, encoded by the coding sequence ATGCCCACTCCGTTCGGTCAGGTGAATGTCCGGGATGTTCTGGACATCCTGCTGGTCACGTTCCTGGTGTACCAGGGGTACCTGCTGGTGGCGGGAACGCGGGCGGTGAACGTGGTGCGCGGCATTCTGGTGTTCGCGGGGGTGTGGGTGGCGGCGCAGGTACTGAACCTGCCGACCCTGAGTTACCTGCTGGGGCGGGCGGGCACGGTGGGGATCTTCGCGCTGGTGGTGCTGTTCCAGCCGGAGTTGCGTGCGGCGCTGGAGCGGGTGGGTCGGCCGCGTGGGCGGGATACCGGGGCGAGCGGCGCGGCGTTGCAGGATCTGGCGCGGGCCATGGAGCGCCTCGCGGAACGCAAGACGGGCGCGCTGATTGCGATCGAGCGGCGCACGCCGCTGGGTGAGTACGCGGCGACGGGCGTGTCGCTGGACGCGCTGGTGAGCGTGCCGTTCCTGGAGGCGTTGTTCGCGCGGAATGCGCCGCTGCATGACGGTGGGGTGATCATTCAGGGGTCGCGGGTCATCTCGGCCGGGTGTCTGTTTCCGTTGCAGTCGAGTGACGGCACGTACCGGCGGTACGGTACGCGGCACCGCGCGGCGATCGGGCTGTCGGAGTTGACGGACGCGGTGGTGCTGGTGGTCAGTGAGGAGCGGGGAAGCATGAGGATCGCGCTGGCGGGGCGGCTGGGGCCGGACCTGAACGGAACGGAGTTGAGGGAGCAGTTGCGGGCGCTGGTGTACGACCGGACGGCGTTCATGGAGCCGGACGGGTCGGCGCTGGACCCGGATGAACTGGACGCCGGGAGTGACGTTCCGGCGCGGGAGTCGCCGTGA
- a CDS encoding metal-dependent hydrolase, translating into MNIHFIGHSAFMLEHDQTRLLIDPFIQGNPQATITLQDALNWNVTAVLISHAHGDHWGDTLEFTRTGTPLIATAEIAGYAQQRGATNATGMNIGGTYRTDWGSVTLTPAWHSSSFPDGTYGGMPTGLIIELGDKRVYFAGDTNLFGDMNLIGDRGLDAAILPIGDHYTMGPEEAARTLDLLRPRVAIPMHYGTFPPLTGDPAVFQRHGQARGVDIRIIKPGEHTTL; encoded by the coding sequence ATGAACATTCACTTCATCGGCCACAGCGCCTTCATGCTCGAACACGACCAGACCCGCCTGCTGATCGACCCGTTCATCCAGGGCAACCCCCAGGCGACCATCACCCTGCAAGACGCCCTGAACTGGAACGTGACGGCCGTCCTGATCAGCCACGCGCACGGCGACCACTGGGGCGACACCCTGGAATTCACGCGCACCGGCACCCCCCTGATCGCCACCGCCGAAATCGCCGGGTACGCCCAGCAGCGCGGCGCGACGAACGCCACCGGCATGAACATCGGCGGCACCTACCGCACCGACTGGGGCAGCGTCACCCTCACGCCCGCCTGGCACAGCAGTTCCTTCCCGGACGGCACGTACGGCGGCATGCCCACCGGCCTGATCATCGAACTCGGGGACAAGCGCGTGTACTTCGCCGGCGACACCAACCTCTTCGGCGACATGAACCTCATCGGCGACCGCGGCCTCGACGCCGCCATCCTGCCCATCGGTGACCACTACACCATGGGCCCCGAGGAAGCCGCCCGCACCCTCGACCTGCTCCGCCCCCGCGTCGCCATCCCCATGCACTACGGCACCTTCCCGCCCCTGACCGGCGACCCCGCCGTCTTCCAGCGCCACGGGCAGGCACGCGGCGTGGACATCCGCATCATCAAACCCGGCGAACACACCACCCTGTAA
- a CDS encoding acyltransferase, translating to MTWLKPVDVGRDAQSAYGEFLRDLEARLSDPGTDRFVLAREVLSEAMYGRPYAALVADAPLAALNLDARNVTFEAEYYMATDTELFGRVKPLLWLWKNLDLTPVGQNPVLGIPVRRVLAERIFRRVGRDFKCWQNVEFSVGYNMEVGDDVVVHRHVLLDDIGGIELHDGASISDYVNVYSHTHSVLDGPDVTLRRTVIGRGARITYHSTVLAGSVVSDDAMLATHALLRSDIPPHGIAMGVPARTTRFKVREPQEVLVDSRSLVRVPDRKANPEFPEPTPNQTRVASEDDLAGRALVTGER from the coding sequence GTGACTTGGCTGAAGCCTGTGGATGTGGGTCGTGACGCGCAGTCGGCGTACGGTGAGTTCTTGCGGGATCTGGAGGCGCGTCTGTCGGATCCGGGTACGGACCGGTTCGTGCTGGCGCGTGAGGTGCTGTCCGAGGCGATGTACGGCCGTCCTTATGCGGCGCTGGTGGCGGATGCGCCGCTGGCGGCGTTGAATCTGGATGCGCGGAACGTGACGTTCGAGGCGGAGTACTACATGGCGACGGACACGGAGTTGTTCGGGCGGGTCAAGCCGCTGCTGTGGCTGTGGAAGAACCTGGATCTGACGCCGGTCGGGCAGAATCCGGTGCTGGGGATTCCGGTGCGGCGGGTGCTGGCGGAACGGATTTTCCGGCGGGTGGGGCGGGATTTCAAATGCTGGCAGAACGTGGAGTTCAGCGTGGGGTACAACATGGAGGTGGGGGACGATGTGGTCGTTCACCGGCATGTGCTGCTGGATGACATTGGTGGGATCGAGTTGCATGACGGGGCGAGCATCAGTGATTACGTGAACGTGTACAGCCATACGCACAGCGTGCTGGACGGCCCGGATGTGACGTTGCGGCGTACGGTGATCGGGCGTGGCGCGCGGATCACGTACCATTCGACGGTCCTGGCGGGCAGTGTGGTCAGCGATGATGCAATGCTGGCGACGCACGCGTTGCTGCGCAGTGATATTCCGCCGCACGGGATTGCGATGGGCGTGCCGGCCCGCACGACGCGCTTCAAGGTGCGGGAGCCGCAGGAGGTGCTGGTGGATTCGCGGTCGCTGGTGCGCGTGCCGGACCGGAAGGCGAACCCGGAGTTTCCGGAGCCCACGCCGAATCAGACGCGCGTGGCGTCAGAGGATGATCTGGCGGGCCGCGCGCTGGTGACCGGGGAACGCTGA